The following proteins come from a genomic window of Geomonas sp. RF6:
- a CDS encoding PAS domain S-box protein produces MFQTKRFLYLNVLLVALALATSTVFFLQQVRESAEQWVLREQDQHLRTFKKLLASKGHGFTVQNGQLLVGNYVLNGRNELPDTVSEIFGGTATIFLGDRRIATNALKQDGSRAIGTVLQGPPRIALFNHGTSYRGEALVLGVPSLTAYDPIKNADGNIIGALYVGTPKSTYMAVYDKFRSEIALFAVVLTILFSSAAFLLVRLSTRNERQLAEKEQKFSQLFEMQSDAVVLVNTETDAIVEANHSACSLYGFTRDALVGQKITVLGNIDVAAAPNLAHAIRHRARDGRAFPVECRVSHLTLREDTVAIVAIRDVTEREQAAEELRENRERLVFAAELASLVQWEYDVASGLFRFNDEFYALYGTTAEREGGYSLSCEQYMRFLPSECAGMVPAGIERALASRNCDYMVQVEHPILRRDGETRYMVVRFRVACNDAGNIIKLYGTNQDITDLKKAELAAREGYQLFRAAFDVIPEYLSISGFEDGVFTDVNPGFTKVTGYAAEDVIGKSALQLGIWTNEGDRRRLIETVQKEGFADSLVTTFRHKDGHYLTVAVSAGKITLHNKSFLFGFVKDITESRRAENAMVHLNRTLRALTKCNEALVRASNEQQLLNDICRLVVEEGGHRLAWVAYAEKDAPRAFRAVAEAGDTGGYVQTLQITWDDADIEQGPVGTAIRTGAPAYVADIELAPPTAGWRQRAESHGFRSILAVPLLSEVQHGAISIYSAEPDAFDPEEVELMMQLANDLAYGIGALRTRASHREATETLRSAAEEYRALAASSDQQRALLRALLDSIPDLIFFKDHSSTYLGCNKAFATFAGRTEQELTGMTDFDIFPREAAALFREMDNQMMTQRQTLRYEEWVNYPDGRRVLLETLKTPFYDPDGTACGLIGISRDVTERHHAEEKRGQLEVQLHQAQKMEAVGQLAGGIAHDFNNILTAIMGYSDILAIRLEEDSVLRGYASQVQLATGRAAELTARLLAFSRKQVLRTKPVVLQQAVSEFKKVFARIIPEDIDFTVNMPKEDLVVLADQGQLEQVLMNLLTNAKDAMPQGGTLVLAGSKVSMDTGFLHVHGFGALGDYACLSVSDTGVGMDEETKRRIFEPFYTTKALGKGTGLGMAVTYGIVKQHNGYIAVQSALHAGTTCQIYLPLLEEVPQHAEVSAEEYPVQGGKETILLAEDDEAVRQLHKMILEQAGYRVIEAGDGQDALEHFIAHEGEIDFLATDVVMPKLDGKALYEKIKNLHPGIKAIFMSGYTKDVVIMRGVVPGEVPLLHKPFPPAELLKKVRSILDQPTELNEK; encoded by the coding sequence ATGTTCCAGACAAAAAGATTCTTATATCTTAATGTGTTGCTCGTTGCGTTGGCCCTAGCGACCTCCACGGTCTTCTTCCTCCAGCAAGTACGAGAGTCAGCGGAACAGTGGGTGCTGCGTGAGCAGGATCAACACTTGCGCACGTTCAAAAAATTGTTGGCGAGCAAGGGGCACGGCTTTACGGTGCAGAATGGGCAACTCCTTGTCGGCAATTATGTTCTCAACGGCAGGAATGAGTTACCGGACACCGTGTCGGAGATTTTCGGGGGCACCGCCACCATTTTCCTTGGCGACCGTCGCATCGCGACGAACGCGCTCAAGCAGGATGGTAGTCGCGCTATCGGCACCGTCTTGCAGGGGCCACCACGGATCGCACTTTTCAACCACGGAACCAGTTATCGCGGCGAGGCTCTTGTCCTTGGCGTACCCTCCCTCACTGCCTACGACCCCATCAAAAATGCTGATGGGAATATAATCGGGGCTCTCTACGTTGGCACACCTAAGAGCACCTACATGGCGGTGTATGACAAATTCCGTAGCGAGATCGCCCTCTTTGCTGTGGTGCTTACGATTCTTTTTTCCTCGGCTGCCTTTTTGCTGGTGCGTCTAAGCACCAGGAATGAGCGGCAACTAGCTGAAAAGGAGCAGAAGTTTAGCCAACTTTTCGAGATGCAAAGCGATGCCGTCGTACTGGTTAACACAGAGACAGATGCAATAGTCGAGGCTAACCACAGCGCCTGCTCCCTCTATGGCTTTACCCGTGACGCGCTTGTCGGGCAGAAGATAACTGTCCTCGGGAACATTGACGTTGCTGCTGCCCCTAATCTCGCCCATGCTATCCGGCATCGTGCAAGGGACGGAAGGGCCTTCCCGGTGGAATGTCGGGTGTCGCACCTCACGTTGCGGGAGGACACGGTTGCCATAGTTGCGATACGCGACGTTACGGAGCGCGAGCAGGCCGCCGAGGAGTTGCGAGAGAACAGGGAACGGTTAGTCTTCGCGGCTGAACTCGCGTCGCTTGTACAGTGGGAATATGATGTTGCCAGCGGGCTGTTCCGATTTAATGACGAATTCTACGCCCTTTACGGCACCACCGCCGAGCGAGAAGGAGGATATTCTCTCTCTTGTGAGCAGTATATGCGATTTTTACCTTCAGAGTGTGCCGGCATGGTCCCTGCGGGGATTGAACGCGCCCTCGCCAGCCGCAACTGCGACTACATGGTGCAGGTAGAGCACCCGATTCTTCGGCGTGACGGAGAAACCCGGTACATGGTGGTGCGGTTCCGGGTCGCCTGCAACGACGCTGGGAACATCATCAAGCTGTACGGAACAAATCAGGACATCACTGATCTTAAAAAGGCAGAACTCGCTGCCAGAGAGGGGTATCAGCTATTCCGGGCCGCATTTGACGTAATTCCAGAGTACCTTTCCATAAGTGGTTTTGAGGATGGCGTCTTCACTGATGTCAACCCGGGGTTCACAAAGGTCACCGGATATGCCGCAGAGGACGTGATCGGAAAGAGCGCGCTGCAGCTGGGGATCTGGACCAATGAAGGGGATCGTCGCAGACTAATCGAGACAGTGCAGAAGGAGGGCTTTGCAGATAGCCTCGTGACTACATTCCGCCACAAGGATGGGCATTACCTCACTGTGGCGGTCTCCGCAGGAAAGATAACCCTGCATAACAAGTCCTTCCTTTTCGGATTCGTCAAGGACATAACGGAAAGCCGTCGCGCTGAGAACGCTATGGTGCACCTGAACCGCACCCTGCGAGCTCTTACCAAATGCAACGAAGCCCTGGTGCGGGCGAGCAACGAGCAACAACTCCTCAATGACATTTGTCGGCTAGTCGTTGAGGAGGGTGGGCATAGGTTGGCCTGGGTCGCTTACGCCGAAAAAGATGCCCCGCGCGCATTCAGGGCTGTTGCGGAGGCTGGTGACACAGGTGGTTATGTACAGACACTGCAGATAACCTGGGATGATGCTGACATCGAACAAGGCCCCGTTGGGACTGCAATTCGCACCGGAGCCCCGGCCTACGTAGCTGACATCGAGCTTGCGCCGCCCACCGCGGGATGGCGCCAGCGGGCTGAGTCGCACGGATTCCGATCAATTCTTGCAGTGCCTCTCCTCTCTGAAGTCCAACATGGAGCAATCAGCATCTATTCGGCGGAGCCGGACGCCTTCGATCCAGAAGAAGTCGAACTCATGATGCAACTTGCCAATGACTTGGCCTATGGGATTGGTGCATTACGGACGCGGGCTAGCCATCGCGAAGCTACTGAGACGCTGCGCTCCGCCGCAGAAGAATATCGTGCTCTCGCCGCCAGCTCTGATCAACAGCGAGCCCTCCTGCGAGCGCTGCTCGACTCCATCCCGGACCTCATCTTCTTCAAAGACCACAGCAGCACTTACCTTGGTTGCAATAAAGCTTTCGCAACATTCGCCGGCAGAACGGAGCAGGAGCTGACCGGCATGACGGACTTTGATATTTTCCCGCGTGAAGCAGCTGCACTCTTTCGTGAGATGGACAACCAGATGATGACGCAACGCCAGACTCTCCGGTACGAAGAGTGGGTAAACTACCCGGACGGCCGTCGTGTGCTTCTAGAAACACTGAAGACGCCATTCTACGACCCCGACGGCACTGCCTGCGGCCTCATTGGGATCAGCAGGGATGTTACGGAGCGCCATCACGCAGAGGAGAAGCGTGGTCAACTGGAGGTGCAACTACATCAAGCGCAGAAGATGGAAGCGGTGGGGCAACTTGCAGGAGGAATAGCCCATGACTTCAACAACATCTTAACGGCTATTATGGGGTATTCCGACATACTTGCCATACGTCTGGAGGAAGACAGCGTTCTCCGCGGTTACGCCAGCCAAGTACAGCTCGCCACCGGGCGCGCAGCAGAGCTGACAGCACGGCTCCTCGCTTTCAGCCGTAAGCAGGTACTGCGGACGAAGCCAGTGGTTCTCCAACAGGCTGTGTCAGAGTTTAAGAAGGTATTCGCTCGAATTATCCCAGAGGACATCGATTTCACAGTAAATATGCCTAAGGAAGACCTCGTAGTGCTGGCGGACCAGGGGCAGCTCGAACAGGTGCTAATGAATCTCCTTACAAACGCCAAAGATGCGATGCCCCAAGGGGGGACTCTAGTCCTGGCGGGGTCAAAGGTTTCGATGGATACTGGGTTCCTGCACGTTCATGGATTCGGTGCTCTGGGGGACTACGCTTGCCTTTCAGTAAGCGACACAGGTGTGGGCATGGACGAGGAGACTAAGCGCCGCATCTTCGAGCCCTTCTACACGACAAAGGCTCTCGGCAAAGGGACGGGCCTCGGGATGGCTGTGACGTACGGAATCGTGAAGCAACATAACGGCTACATAGCGGTTCAATCCGCCCTCCACGCCGGCACCACTTGTCAAATCTATTTGCCACTGCTCGAGGAGGTCCCACAGCACGCTGAAGTGTCTGCAGAGGAATACCCAGTACAGGGCGGGAAGGAAACCATACTTCTCGCTGAGGACGACGAAGCGGTAAGGCAGCTACACAAAATGATCCTGGAGCAGGCTGGGTACCGGGTCATTGAGGCGGGGGACGGGCAGGATGCCCTGGAGCACTTTATCGCACATGAAGGGGAAATCGACTTTCTGGCGACGGACGTTGTGATGCCGAAGCTGGACGGCAAAGCGCTTTACGAGAAGATTAAGAACCTGCACCCTGGTATAAAAGCCATTTTTATGAGTGGGTACACGAAGGACGTTGTCATTATGCGCGGAGTAGTCCCTGGGGAGGTCCCTTTGCTTCACAAACCTTTCCCCCCCGCAGAACTCCTGAAAAAAGTCCGAAGCATTCTAGATCAGCCAACGGAACTCAACGAGAAATAG
- a CDS encoding sensor histidine kinase codes for MASLVCATEDHACAEIEKGVGALIIAEELLTHRVAYRLRETLDRLPAWSDMPIIVLLRQGPQTKSVRNILLLPGDVTLIARPLRVNTFVAHVHSALRSRRRQYLVRDQMLELERSESRYRTLFNSIDEGFCIVEVIFDENDKPVDYLFLQTNPSFSKHTGLIDVQGKRMRALAPELEEHWYEIYGHIALTGEPARFQQAAAQLGRWYDVFAFRYGNAERRQVAILFTDITARKRWEDALRRSENKFATIFNSAPALVGITTLKDGEIIDVNESALRFLGYRREEVIGKTTRELGLWGDQSDRVTMLQAMEEQRGIRNLEVNFRGKSGQTYTGLLSAEFIDVDDTRYLLIMVQDITGKKLADQEIERLNASLAAQVAELKGANEELEAFNRMVSHDLRQPLSSMGLTVQALELLCGENLDEACRNYVQSIHHRVIVMNDLISTLLAFSSSTRQELRRETINLSSMARGAAEEVRLNEPNRRVIFRIAEGVTADGDASLLRVVLANLIGNAWKYTGPREEAVIEFGVTEIEGQETFYVKDNGIGFDMADADGLFAPFKRLPGADTFRGFGIGLATVNRIIQRHGGRAWATAKREEGATFYFTLP; via the coding sequence GTGGCTTCGCTTGTGTGCGCGACTGAGGATCATGCCTGCGCCGAAATTGAAAAAGGGGTAGGAGCACTCATCATAGCCGAGGAATTGCTCACGCACCGGGTCGCTTACCGTCTGCGGGAGACGTTGGACCGCCTCCCCGCGTGGTCGGATATGCCGATCATAGTGCTTTTGCGGCAGGGCCCGCAGACAAAGAGCGTCCGAAACATTCTGCTGCTGCCGGGGGATGTGACACTTATAGCGCGCCCCCTGCGGGTAAATACGTTTGTGGCACACGTACATTCCGCCCTGCGAAGCAGGCGGCGCCAATATCTGGTGAGAGACCAGATGCTGGAACTGGAGCGGTCCGAGAGCCGCTACCGCACCCTGTTCAATTCCATCGATGAAGGCTTCTGCATAGTAGAAGTCATCTTCGATGAGAACGACAAGCCCGTCGATTACCTCTTTCTGCAAACCAATCCATCGTTCTCGAAGCATACCGGGCTCATCGACGTCCAGGGGAAGAGGATGCGGGCACTTGCGCCAGAACTCGAGGAGCACTGGTACGAGATATATGGACATATCGCTCTGACGGGAGAACCGGCGCGTTTTCAGCAGGCAGCAGCACAGCTGGGCCGGTGGTATGACGTCTTTGCCTTCCGCTACGGAAACGCGGAACGCCGGCAGGTGGCAATACTTTTTACCGACATTACAGCGCGAAAGCGGTGGGAGGACGCGCTAAGACGCTCTGAGAACAAGTTTGCCACCATTTTCAATTCGGCCCCTGCTCTTGTTGGCATAACCACTCTTAAAGATGGTGAAATCATCGATGTTAACGAAAGCGCCCTCCGCTTTCTTGGGTACCGGCGGGAGGAAGTGATCGGCAAAACCACACGTGAGCTGGGGTTGTGGGGCGATCAATCGGATCGCGTGACAATGTTACAGGCCATGGAGGAACAGCGGGGGATCCGCAATCTTGAAGTCAACTTCAGGGGAAAATCAGGCCAGACCTATACTGGACTCCTTTCCGCCGAGTTCATCGATGTCGACGACACCAGATACCTGCTCATCATGGTGCAGGACATCACGGGGAAAAAGCTTGCCGATCAGGAAATAGAGCGGCTAAATGCGAGCTTGGCCGCCCAGGTTGCGGAACTGAAAGGAGCAAACGAGGAACTGGAAGCGTTCAATCGAATGGTCTCCCACGATCTCCGTCAGCCGTTGAGTAGTATGGGCCTTACCGTTCAGGCACTTGAGTTGCTGTGCGGTGAGAACCTGGACGAGGCGTGCAGAAACTACGTCCAGTCGATTCACCATCGCGTAATCGTGATGAATGATCTCATCAGTACGCTTCTGGCCTTTTCCAGTTCCACCCGCCAGGAACTGCGACGGGAAACCATTAACCTGAGCTCGATGGCGAGGGGCGCCGCTGAGGAAGTGAGGTTGAACGAGCCCAATCGGAGGGTGATCTTCCGTATTGCCGAAGGGGTGACGGCGGACGGAGATGCTAGCCTACTGCGAGTGGTTCTCGCCAATCTCATCGGCAATGCTTGGAAATACACAGGGCCGCGGGAAGAAGCAGTCATCGAATTTGGTGTGACTGAGATAGAGGGCCAAGAAACCTTTTATGTGAAAGATAATGGAATTGGATTCGACATGGCAGATGCCGATGGGCTTTTTGCACCGTTCAAGCGTCTTCCTGGTGCTGATACCTTCAGAGGCTTTGGTATCGGCCTGGCAACCGTCAATCGCATAATTCAGCGGCACGGAGGACGGGCGTGGGCAACAGCTAAACGAGAAGAGGGCGCAACCTTTTACTTTACGCTGCCATAG
- a CDS encoding ATPase domain-containing protein codes for MEVSKKTKDLPTGIPGLDEILRGGLKAGKMFLLSGAPGTGKTTFFMQFLAEGIRSGEQCLYVAVAGGCEDLADMARDAGIFLDPAFFSTHSVEISGEIMEGPEQRIFHSAEMEPSGAMIDLLAEVRRVKPLRLVIDSLSDLRLLSEDLVSFRRFVLALRREFAGNECTVLFTNNIGQSDLDTHMETICHGVIRLEQVAAEYGPVHRRLLVQKMRGRGYRSGWHSFKIEAGGLRVFPTLTVDPLRSEKSQREIIPTGNEELDLLFGGGIDRGTTTAIIGASGTGKTTLASLCVYGRAQKGEPAVIYLFEETEDSLKERAAGLGMPMDDFIEQGLVILHQVDVAEFSAGEFVWKLLQDVEERGVRTVVIDTLTGYIAAMSAEKQLHAQLHQLLTYLAHKKVSTFLIMEQHGIFGTESGDVSSISYLADTILLLRYYEHRGAIRRAISVVKKRRGAHETTIRGFTLTAEGISIGEPLVKMQGVLTGVPNLEG; via the coding sequence TACCCACCGGTATTCCAGGTCTCGACGAAATTTTACGAGGAGGCTTGAAAGCGGGCAAGATGTTCCTTCTCTCCGGAGCTCCGGGTACCGGGAAGACCACCTTTTTCATGCAATTTCTCGCAGAAGGGATTCGAAGCGGCGAACAGTGTCTCTATGTGGCTGTTGCCGGTGGATGCGAGGACCTCGCCGACATGGCACGGGACGCTGGCATTTTCCTGGATCCCGCCTTTTTCAGCACCCACTCCGTAGAGATCTCGGGTGAAATCATGGAAGGTCCCGAGCAAAGGATCTTCCATTCTGCGGAAATGGAGCCATCGGGGGCGATGATAGATCTGCTCGCAGAGGTCAGGCGTGTGAAGCCGCTGCGTCTCGTCATCGATTCCCTCTCTGACCTGCGACTTCTCTCCGAGGACCTGGTTAGCTTCCGTCGCTTCGTCCTTGCACTTCGTCGGGAATTCGCCGGCAACGAGTGTACCGTCCTTTTCACCAACAACATCGGGCAGAGCGATCTTGACACGCACATGGAGACCATCTGCCATGGTGTCATCCGGCTCGAGCAGGTAGCGGCCGAATATGGGCCGGTACACAGGCGCCTACTTGTTCAGAAAATGCGGGGCAGGGGGTACCGGAGTGGTTGGCACAGCTTTAAGATAGAGGCAGGCGGTCTGCGCGTCTTCCCAACCCTCACCGTAGACCCCCTCCGCTCTGAAAAGAGCCAGAGGGAGATCATTCCCACGGGCAACGAGGAGCTTGATCTCCTTTTCGGAGGCGGTATTGACCGTGGCACCACTACCGCGATCATCGGGGCCTCCGGCACTGGCAAGACAACGCTGGCCAGTCTATGCGTTTATGGACGGGCCCAAAAAGGGGAACCGGCTGTAATCTATTTATTCGAGGAGACAGAGGATTCGCTCAAGGAACGGGCGGCGGGATTGGGGATGCCGATGGACGACTTCATCGAGCAGGGACTGGTCATTCTCCACCAAGTCGATGTCGCGGAATTCTCTGCCGGTGAATTCGTCTGGAAACTTCTTCAGGACGTGGAGGAACGAGGTGTACGGACCGTCGTCATTGACACATTGACCGGGTATATCGCTGCTATGTCCGCCGAGAAACAACTGCACGCCCAGTTGCACCAGCTTTTGACTTATCTTGCACACAAGAAGGTGTCGACGTTCCTGATCATGGAACAGCATGGCATATTCGGCACAGAGAGCGGCGACGTAAGCAGTATCAGCTACCTTGCCGACACGATTCTTCTCCTGCGTTACTACGAGCACCGGGGCGCGATCAGGCGGGCCATCTCTGTAGTCAAGAAGAGAAGGGGAGCCCACGAAACCACGATACGGGGATTTACTCTCACCGCCGAGGGTATCTCTATAGGAGAGCCGCTGGTGAAAATGCAAGGGGTTCTGACTGGGGTGCCGAACCTTGAAGGGTAG